A single Natranaerobius thermophilus JW/NM-WN-LF DNA region contains:
- a CDS encoding IS110 family transposase, with protein MKYTQNERINQVKESSLIIGVDIAKAEHVARAQDFRGVEFSKPITFENTRKGFKKFLSWLEVIKQEQAKEEVLVGMEPTGQYWLTLAQFLKQTGIQTILVNPNHVKKSKELDDNSPTKNDIKDAKVIAQLVKDGRYSVPNIPTGIYAELRNGMNLRDRLTDDLRRVKGRVDNWLDRYFPEFSTVFKNWDGKAALLTLKKFPLPKEILGHSEEEIVSCWKQEVNRAVGKKRAKKLKEAAQNSTGLTEGEIMARQELKTLLSQYDALIEELEQVLVQIENILKEIPGAEEMMSIPGVGMVTVAGFLAEVGDLSNYQHPNQIKKLAGLNLKENSSGKHKGETKITKRGRPRLRGLLYRCVIPLVAKNPEFKLLHDYYTTRPENPLKKKQSLVALACRLIRVLFALGTKKTPYNGRMMLKNSSLNLLQDAA; from the coding sequence ATGAAGTATACCCAAAATGAGAGAATTAATCAAGTAAAAGAGTCAAGTTTGATTATCGGAGTAGACATTGCAAAAGCAGAACACGTAGCAAGAGCTCAGGATTTTCGGGGTGTGGAGTTTTCGAAACCAATCACCTTTGAAAACACCAGGAAAGGTTTTAAGAAGTTTTTAAGTTGGCTAGAGGTAATCAAACAAGAACAAGCAAAAGAAGAAGTCTTAGTAGGTATGGAACCTACTGGCCAATACTGGCTGACTCTAGCTCAATTTTTAAAGCAAACAGGTATCCAAACTATTTTAGTAAATCCAAATCACGTAAAGAAAAGCAAAGAACTAGACGACAACTCACCAACTAAAAATGATATTAAAGATGCAAAAGTGATAGCACAGTTAGTAAAAGATGGCCGTTACTCAGTACCCAATATCCCTACAGGAATATATGCAGAACTACGGAATGGGATGAATTTGCGAGATCGGCTAACAGATGACTTAAGGCGTGTAAAAGGTAGGGTAGACAATTGGTTAGATCGCTACTTCCCAGAATTCAGCACAGTGTTTAAGAACTGGGATGGAAAAGCAGCACTATTAACTTTAAAAAAATTTCCCCTACCAAAAGAAATATTAGGTCATAGTGAAGAAGAGATAGTAAGTTGCTGGAAACAAGAAGTAAATCGAGCAGTAGGTAAAAAAAGAGCAAAAAAGCTGAAAGAAGCAGCCCAAAACAGTACTGGGCTAACAGAAGGCGAGATAATGGCAAGACAAGAATTGAAAACCCTATTGTCGCAGTATGACGCTTTAATAGAAGAGTTAGAACAAGTACTTGTTCAGATAGAAAATATTTTAAAAGAAATTCCAGGAGCAGAAGAAATGATGAGTATTCCTGGAGTAGGGATGGTAACAGTGGCAGGATTTTTGGCTGAAGTGGGTGATCTTTCTAATTATCAACATCCAAATCAAATTAAGAAGCTGGCAGGCTTAAATCTAAAAGAGAACAGTTCAGGTAAGCACAAAGGTGAAACCAAGATAACCAAACGAGGTCGACCTCGTTTGAGAGGACTCTTATATCGCTGCGTGATTCCATTAGTAGCCAAAAACCCTGAATTTAAGTTATTACACGATTATTATACCACAAGGCCAGAAAATCCCTTAAAAAAGAAACAATCGCTTGTAGCATTAGCGTGTAGATTGATCAGAGTTTTGTTTGCCCTAGGTACCAAAAAGACACCTTATAATGGCAGGATGATGTTAAAGAACAGTTCATTAAATTTATTGCAGGATGCTGCATAA
- a CDS encoding M56 family metallopeptidase produces the protein MNAVDIFSIIITLSLMGIVVTGLILLIKFFFGRVLTPRWHYFIWMLLIIRLLIPVAPEASVSIYNYLPFVQEHYHTENIETLSLNELLEQADSDSSQAPGVDVQEQSPETESTDEDLSSGRDLASGSDLSSKEQGEKDSSPGVHQDEVHRGSDSSSSSISINSNSITRIFSLGFEEISRIWLLGVLVFSGIFVFSYYKLKYNIKKHEVATDKNIMEIVNKSKTKLGFQGEIKVISTNSIKTPFVLGVSKPKLVLPENLTEYLSNEEIEYIILHELSHIKQKDVAIIWVSTILQILHWFNPVIWYAFSKMRRDCEFACDEYVMYYLNSQERKQYGHTILNVLNGIANQKTLPGTTGIANNKSDLVRRVKMISNFKRPTVKLSVIAISLIVLTGCIGLSGPSDGLDADDTVPIPDEVLEKQIREELEIEDGEDITKADMKELTRLNIPESYEDENLKKDEPPRVDDSLGEDENVEKDENLEEDDSPEDDSPKEDEYPEDLTGLEYASNLEVLHLHGDQITDLSPLEDLENLSSVGFYGAEIDDLSPLFGNENLSMLFLTETNLDDENVEQIASNFPKLTWLIMNKNHITDISPLQNLENLSLLSIAQNGIQDISSIESLDGLNTLILNSNPIDDLSALAELEELSTLAIDNLQIEDLSYIEGLTNLGSLHANENEIHDFTPLENLDDLNVLHLSDNRISDYQALEEMDNLEDLNLADNPIGVEEGSTLEIIDFLDDDDMNIELTKSYDEGDLFVYQSNDNLKVAMIELENGGFQLSRHELTHHEEVDPEKTFSGRVGSKYQSVSEYYFHYSWIFEEDVDSVILETSSGEVEAAVSEIDGEYFWGKLLPVNADLPTVVDIE, from the coding sequence ATGAATGCAGTTGATATATTTTCTATCATTATCACACTGTCACTTATGGGAATTGTGGTTACAGGTCTAATTTTATTGATCAAATTTTTCTTTGGTAGGGTACTGACCCCTCGCTGGCATTATTTTATTTGGATGCTACTGATTATAAGATTGTTAATTCCCGTTGCCCCTGAAGCATCTGTCAGTATATATAATTATCTACCCTTTGTTCAAGAACATTATCATACAGAAAATATAGAAACACTTTCACTAAATGAACTTCTTGAACAAGCTGATTCTGACTCTTCCCAGGCCCCGGGAGTAGATGTGCAAGAACAATCACCTGAAACCGAGAGTACAGATGAAGATCTGAGTAGTGGCAGAGATCTGGCCAGTGGCAGTGATTTAAGCAGTAAAGAACAGGGCGAGAAGGACTCATCTCCAGGCGTTCACCAAGATGAAGTACATAGAGGTAGTGACAGCAGTAGCAGCAGTATTAGCATAAACAGCAACAGTATCACAAGGATTTTTAGCTTAGGATTTGAAGAAATCAGCCGCATTTGGCTGTTAGGTGTTCTAGTGTTCAGTGGTATTTTTGTATTTTCTTACTACAAGCTTAAATACAATATTAAAAAGCATGAAGTTGCCACTGATAAAAATATTATGGAGATTGTAAATAAAAGTAAAACAAAATTGGGTTTTCAGGGTGAGATAAAAGTTATATCTACTAATTCAATCAAAACTCCTTTTGTTTTGGGTGTATCAAAACCTAAACTCGTATTACCTGAAAATTTAACTGAATATCTTTCAAACGAAGAGATTGAATATATTATTTTGCACGAACTATCCCATATTAAACAAAAAGATGTGGCTATTATATGGGTGAGCACTATCCTACAAATTTTACATTGGTTTAACCCGGTGATTTGGTATGCTTTTTCTAAAATGAGAAGAGACTGCGAATTCGCCTGTGATGAATATGTCATGTATTATTTGAACTCCCAAGAGAGAAAGCAGTACGGTCATACCATTCTTAATGTATTAAATGGTATTGCCAACCAGAAAACTTTACCTGGTACTACGGGAATAGCAAATAACAAATCTGATTTAGTGAGGAGAGTTAAAATGATTTCAAACTTTAAAAGGCCTACAGTTAAGCTTTCTGTCATTGCCATAAGCTTAATTGTTCTGACAGGTTGTATAGGATTATCGGGACCATCAGATGGTTTAGATGCCGATGATACTGTACCAATACCCGATGAAGTGCTAGAAAAGCAAATTCGAGAAGAACTTGAGATTGAAGATGGGGAAGATATCACCAAAGCAGATATGAAAGAGCTGACACGATTAAATATTCCAGAATCATATGAAGATGAGAATCTAAAGAAGGATGAGCCCCCGCGGGTGGATGACTCCCTAGGGGAAGATGAGAATGTAGAGAAAGATGAGAATCTAGAGGAAGATGATTCCCCAGAAGATGATTCCCCAAAGGAAGATGAGTATCCAGAAGACCTTACGGGCCTTGAATATGCTTCAAATCTAGAGGTGCTTCACCTGCATGGCGATCAAATCACTGACTTATCACCATTAGAAGATCTGGAAAACTTATCTTCAGTAGGCTTTTATGGGGCTGAAATAGACGATCTTTCTCCCTTGTTTGGAAATGAAAATTTATCGATGTTGTTCTTAACTGAAACTAATTTGGATGATGAAAATGTGGAGCAGATAGCCAGTAATTTTCCCAAATTGACCTGGTTGATTATGAACAAAAATCACATCACAGATATATCTCCACTTCAAAACCTGGAGAACTTAAGCCTGTTATCAATAGCTCAAAATGGGATTCAAGATATATCTAGTATAGAGAGTTTAGATGGTTTAAATACCCTTATTTTAAATTCCAATCCCATTGACGATCTATCTGCTTTGGCTGAACTAGAAGAGTTAAGCACACTAGCGATAGATAATCTTCAAATTGAAGATTTATCTTATATAGAAGGACTGACAAATTTAGGTTCACTTCATGCTAACGAAAATGAAATCCATGACTTCACACCTCTTGAAAACTTAGACGATCTAAATGTTCTACATTTAAGTGATAACCGTATCAGTGACTATCAAGCTTTAGAAGAGATGGATAATTTAGAGGACCTGAATTTGGCAGATAACCCAATTGGTGTCGAGGAAGGAAGTACCTTAGAAATTATTGATTTTCTTGACGACGATGATATGAATATAGAATTGACAAAATCCTACGATGAAGGTGATTTATTTGTGTATCAGTCAAATGATAATCTTAAAGTAGCTATGATAGAACTGGAAAATGGAGGTTTTCAATTATCTCGACACGAATTAACTCATCATGAAGAGGTAGATCCTGAGAAGACTTTTTCCGGAAGAGTTGGTTCTAAGTACCAAAGTGTCTCAGAATATTATTTTCATTACTCATGGATATTTGAAGAAGATGTCGATAGTGTAATACTGGAGACTTCCTCGGGAGAAGTTGAAGCCGCTGTGTCTGAAATAGACGGTGAATATTTCTGGGGAAAACTACTACCTGTTAATGCTGATTTGCCTACTGTCGTGGATATAGAATAA
- a CDS encoding formate dehydrogenase accessory protein FdhE translates to MSQDQLEYELENCQKYYFDFENLKWLIKLLYKFRQDLKIEHNCKETPAKLNNIQISLTDLISTVEQIVKQIKAEQKNRLLTKDINIWLTDLKTVLSSYQEHVKLNEIGELISKVNQQFPAKRDFTNLILIFSFSTLLELKNIRNIIAGFSTADWQNGHGYCPICLNKPHYGLLRSKDGKKMLECWLCSMQWEFPRLKCPYCKNENQNQLGLFTFVRDDLCRVQFCENCFSYHKVFDLRKSGSVFLLEMHNFASLTHDLYAEKEGFQPGSGLSWVNEGDLINT, encoded by the coding sequence ATGTCACAAGATCAGCTGGAATACGAACTAGAAAATTGCCAGAAGTACTACTTTGATTTTGAAAATTTGAAATGGCTTATTAAGCTACTGTATAAATTCCGCCAAGATTTAAAAATAGAACACAATTGCAAAGAAACACCAGCCAAACTAAACAATATACAAATTTCTCTAACAGACCTAATAAGTACTGTAGAGCAAATTGTAAAACAGATTAAAGCAGAACAAAAAAATCGGTTACTAACCAAAGATATCAATATCTGGTTAACAGATTTGAAAACTGTATTATCTTCCTATCAGGAACACGTAAAACTCAATGAGATTGGAGAACTGATAAGCAAAGTCAATCAACAATTTCCAGCTAAAAGGGATTTCACCAATTTAATCCTAATTTTTTCTTTTTCTACTCTATTGGAATTAAAAAATATAAGAAATATCATAGCTGGTTTTAGTACAGCAGATTGGCAAAATGGTCACGGTTACTGCCCTATCTGTCTTAATAAGCCACACTACGGATTACTCAGGTCCAAAGACGGCAAAAAGATGTTGGAATGTTGGTTGTGTAGTATGCAATGGGAATTCCCGAGACTTAAGTGCCCTTATTGCAAAAACGAAAACCAAAATCAACTAGGATTATTTACTTTTGTTAGAGATGACTTGTGTCGAGTTCAGTTTTGCGAAAATTGTTTTAGTTATCACAAAGTCTTCGATTTGCGCAAATCGGGATCTGTATTTTTGTTGGAAATGCACAATTTCGCCAGTTTAACTCACGATTTGTATGCTGAAAAGGAAGGTTTTCAACCGGGTTCAGGACTTAGCTGGGTCAATGAAGGAGATTTAATTAACACCTAA
- a CDS encoding LytR/AlgR family response regulator transcription factor has protein sequence MELTGQNRNGLETAKVIRQISEDIELIFLTGYSEYALNSFEVYPFNYLVKPIDEERLLEVIGQATKKIKSFTEHEEIKKIAFNEQGKIIQIPLQSIIFIEKIKKTRKSQIYCDNSYSCIVSLNLNELEEQLTNEFVRCHKSFIVNTNKILEVKNTCSRNYEVIFKKINKTALSSVRGYKRLRKIIIGVCQGSV, from the coding sequence ATAGAACTAACAGGACAAAACAGAAACGGTTTAGAAACTGCTAAAGTGATTAGACAAATAAGTGAGGATATAGAACTTATTTTTTTAACAGGGTATTCAGAGTATGCTTTAAATTCATTTGAAGTTTATCCCTTCAATTATTTAGTTAAACCTATTGATGAAGAGCGTTTACTTGAAGTTATCGGCCAAGCTACGAAAAAAATTAAAAGCTTTACAGAACATGAAGAAATCAAAAAAATAGCTTTTAATGAACAAGGGAAAATCATTCAAATTCCTCTACAAAGTATAATATTCATAGAAAAAATTAAAAAAACAAGAAAGTCGCAAATATATTGCGACAATAGTTATAGTTGTATTGTATCACTGAACTTGAATGAACTTGAAGAACAACTTACCAATGAGTTTGTAAGATGTCATAAATCTTTTATAGTGAATACAAATAAAATATTGGAAGTAAAAAATACGTGTTCCCGCAATTATGAAGTGATTTTTAAAAAAATTAATAAAACTGCCCTGTCCAGTGTTCGTGGATATAAAAGATTGAGGAAAATAATTATTGGAGTCTGTCAAGGGTCAGTGTAA
- a CDS encoding BlaI/MecI/CopY family transcriptional regulator, translating to MVKKTNKISDSEWEVMEVLWDDSPIPSSAIIERLQPQTDWKPKTIHTLISRLVKKGVVGVEKNTTRYLYYPLLSKEECRLTETETFLEKVYNGSVSMLVANFIKQDRLSQQEINELKKLLDDDTEGEAREDNSKDQNGHVVYEGHDDCKGADRHDECEGHKGHDELGGN from the coding sequence GTGGTTAAAAAAACTAATAAAATATCCGATTCCGAATGGGAAGTCATGGAGGTTTTGTGGGATGATTCCCCAATCCCTTCTAGTGCTATTATAGAAAGATTACAACCTCAAACAGACTGGAAACCCAAGACTATTCACACCTTGATTAGTAGATTAGTAAAAAAAGGTGTTGTTGGGGTAGAGAAAAATACTACACGTTACTTGTACTATCCTTTGCTGTCGAAAGAGGAGTGTAGGCTTACGGAAACAGAAACTTTTTTAGAAAAAGTATATAATGGATCAGTTTCTATGTTAGTGGCAAACTTTATTAAACAGGACAGATTATCACAACAAGAGATAAATGAACTTAAAAAACTTTTGGATGACGATACAGAGGGTGAAGCCCGAGAGGATAACAGTAAAGACCAAAATGGTCATGTTGTGTATGAAGGACATGATGATTGTAAAGGTGCTGACCGCCATGATGAGTGTGAAGGGCATAAAGGCCATGATGAGCTAGGGGGAAATTGA
- a CDS encoding ATP-binding protein, with protein sequence MIIVSNNGSKISRNNLGKIFEQGYSTKGNARGYGLHIVKNITQNYNAEIEVSSTKYKTEFFIIFPQI encoded by the coding sequence ATGATTATTGTTTCTAATAATGGCTCGAAAATATCAAGGAATAATCTAGGTAAAATTTTTGAACAGGGATATTCAACTAAGGGGAATGCCAGGGGATATGGTTTACACATAGTTAAGAATATTACGCAAAATTACAATGCTGAAATAGAAGTTAGTTCAACCAAATATAAAACCGAGTTTTTTATTATTTTTCCCCAGATTTAG